AGCAAGATGCCGTACTGAGAAATCTGCATACGCTTGCCGAATCATCGACACGAATCTCGACAGAATTGAAACAACATTTTCCGGATGTTCCTTGGACTGAAATGGCGGCCTTTCGCAATGTCGTTGTCCACGATTATCTCGGTCTGGAGTTGGCCCAAATCTGGGACATCGTCGCAATCGATCTTCCTCCATTGAAAGCGTCCTTTCGATCGATTGTCCAAGAAAGTGATTAGAACCTTATGTATGCTTTGGCGCTAAAATCCATTACAGGCGACTGCCCCTGTTGTCCCAATCCGTACGCGGGACCGTAGGCGACGCTAAAGCCAAGACCGTTCAGTTCGCCGAGTGGTTCGCACGCGATTCCAAGTTGAGGTGAGATAAGGGATGCCGTGCCGACACCGCCAACCGCCACAGCGTCCTTGGTCCATGCGCCATAAAATGCAGCGGAGATCAGCGGTTCGATGAGACCATCGAAAAATTTGACCGGGATCCAGGTCAACTGCAATCCGAGCGATCGCGGCGATGACCCAATTTGTGAGACGATGCTCGGTGCCTGATAGCCTTGAAGATACGGAGCAGAAGCATACTGGAGTCCAAACGAAATATCGAAGGCCAGCGAAGGCTTGCTCGATTCGATTCCGATAAAGATGTTGTCACCGGCACTGGCGCCCATGCCGAGTCCGACGCGGCCGTGAATATCGGCGATCGTGCGTTTCTTGTTCGCATCGACGATCACTTTCAGATCGTGCTTCTCAGCCTCGTCACGTTTGAGCGTCTCATTGATCCGATCATTCACGACGCGTTCGCGGGATAACTCCTGCATGAGTTCGGAAGTACGCGCCGCCCAGTCGACCTTTTTGCCGCCGACCTTGAGAGTGTCGCCCGGTGCGAGATGATTTGTCTGTGCGATGATTAATGGCGTCAGCTTATGGAATTGTGCGATTGTATCGTAGACGATCGCACTCGTATTGATGTCGCGTGCGGTGTACCGGTAGCGGTAGGGGCCATCCGCGAATGGACTCATATCCAGTTCGGCAAGATAATCCGCCGGTTGTCGCAGGGTATCCACAATCGTCATCGCATTCGTGGTATCGACGACGCTCAGGAGCTGAACTGTGACCTTGCAGGTCCGTGCGACGGAGTATGGAATAGAAAGTCGCGATGAGATATCGGAGATGGTCTGTTTGCCGAGCGCGAAGCGTAGCCGCTCACTGCTGATGACAATATGCTCTTCGATAAAGCGTGCAAAGTCATCGTAGAAATCGAGCATCTGACCGTTCTCGAGTTGCACGATGTAAACTCCCTTGGCCAGCGTACCGCCGGCCAGACGTAGCGGCACAGTCTCGTCGGCCTTTGCCGTGAAATCTTTATGGAATCGCTCGAAGCGAATTGGGGGAACATCCGAGTGGTTGGATTCAACGGCACGCTCGATCACCACATAATATCGGACGGAATCCGGATGCCCTGGATACGGAAGCGGCAGAATTCCAAGGTTGATCGTATACGAGGCTTCGTTGCCGGAGAGAGCCGTTGTCAGATTACTGACGACCGGCAATGCGAGTGGCGTGCGCGCCGAACCGACATAATACATGACCGATTGTCCGCGCTCGACGTTGCGTGATGTGTCCGGTCCGGTTGCAAGGTGGTTATAGTAATGCGGCTGAAGATGGAAGCTCGCTTCATAGAGCAGGTCATGCGATTCCGAGCCGAGCCGAGCGTAATCCGCAGTCGTCTTCAATATCTCCGGGCGCGCCTGTGGACCGTACGATTTCCATTCCTGATCGATCCGTTGCTGAATCAGTTCATCGATCGTTTCACCATCGGTGGCATCGTTTTGCCGATCGAATCTTTCGAGTTTCTCCGGAAGCGTCGCCACCACGTGGGCTTGCTGCGCGGAGGAGACCGAAGGAATAAAAATCACGGTGAGGGCGAACGGAATGAGGTGGGATACAACCCGCCGAAGACTACCCATCACTCTGAATCGTTTCACGCTATCCGTTTGCCCTTCCAGTTGGCCGTGAACCCTTAGAGTCTATCGTGACTCGTGACTACGACTTCCCGTTTCTCCGAGGCGTTCAGAATTTTCGCAAAGCGCTTCGAAGGGTTCAGCTCGTCCATCGTTGGCTCTCCAGGTCTGGTCTCGGTCTTTGGCTCAAAGCTTCCATTTGATGCGAGCTGCTGCTGATTCGCAACGGACATAGAGGACTTTGTAGCTGAAGTCGAACGCATCGCGGCACGGTGCGAGGCTTCCGCATGCTGCACCGGCAATGCGGCCATCGGTTGTTGCACAGCAGATTGTGGTGCAATCTGCTGTGCCGGAGCAGTTGGTACCGGAGCCGTTACTGTCGGAGTTTGTGCGGGCTGATTCGTTGCGATGCGAGTATCAGTCGTGCGGGTAACGAACCACGTCGTCCCGATCGCGAGAAGCAAGACCAGCACTGCAAGACTCGGGCGAAGTGCCCAGCGGTTCAGCCTGCGCGATATAAGATTGGTACGGACGGCAGGAGCATCCCCAGCATAGCTGAGCTGCTGTTCGGGTGTCATGACCTGGAGGACCTGTTCGATCCGTGACCGCGTCTTTCGGTCCAGACTCTCGGAAAGTTGGAACAG
The nucleotide sequence above comes from Bacteroidota bacterium. Encoded proteins:
- a CDS encoding DUF86 domain-containing protein; this translates as MKKDKLYIAHVIECIEKIEQYTSRGKEDFFVDGMKQDAVLRNLHTLAESSTRISTELKQHFPDVPWTEMAAFRNVVVHDYLGLELAQIWDIVAIDLPPLKASFRSIVQESD